One window from the genome of Salvia miltiorrhiza cultivar Shanhuang (shh) chromosome 7, IMPLAD_Smil_shh, whole genome shotgun sequence encodes:
- the LOC130995230 gene encoding G-protein coupled receptor 1, with product MATVQVVSGSLTASDRGILQAINSGASSLSLVGSGFIVLCYLLFKELRKFSFKLVFFLALSDMFCSFFSIIGDPSKGYFCYAQGYTTHFFCVASFLWTTTIAFTLHRTVVRHKTDVEDLEPMFHLYVWGTSVVMTVIRSIGNNHHAHISRVGTWCWAQSGITGQVVHFVTFYAPLWGAILFNGFTYFQVIRMLNNATRMAVGMSERGGYQSDARPDMKALNRWGYYPVILIGSWFFGTINRIHDFIEPGHKIFWLSVLDVGMAALMGLFNSIAYGLNSSVRRAIYERFDLLPDRFRRLLPRSLRPRGQQQDSELVALKNEGQQ from the exons ATGGCGACGGTGCAGGTTGTTTCGGGGAGCTTAACCGCCTCGGACCGGGGTATTTTGCAGGCAATCAACAGCGGCGCCTCCAGCCTCTCGCTCGTCGGTTCCGGCTTCATAGTCCTTTGCTACTTACTCTTCAAGGAGCTCCGCAAGTTTTCCTTTAAGCTCGTCTTCTTCCTCGCTCTCTCT GACATGTTCTGCAGTTTCTTCAGCATCATAGG AGATCCTTCCAAAGGATACTTTTGTTATGCCCAAGGCTACACTACACattttttttgtgttgcttcttTCCTCTGGACTACTACAATTGCTTTCACTCTGCACCGAACAGTTGTTCGACATAAAACTGATGTGGAGGATTTAGAGCCGATGTTTCATTTGTATGTCTGGG GAACTTCTGTTGTTATGACAGTAATTCGCTCTATTGGAAATAACCATCATGCTCATATAAGCCGTGTTGGCACGTGGTGTTGGGCACAATCAGGGATCACAGGACAG GTGGTTCATTTTGTAACATTTTATGCACCCCTATGGGGTGCGATTCTTTTCAACGGCTTCACCTATTTTCAAGTGATACGCATGTTAAACAATGCCACTCGT ATGGCAGTGGGAATGTCAGAGCGTGGTGGGTATCAATCAGATGCACGGCCAGATATGAAG GCCTTGAATCGATGGGGCTACTATCCAGTTATTCTAATTGGATCGTGGTTCTTCGGTACGATTAACCGTATACACGACTTCATTGAACCAGGTCATAAGATCttttggctttctgttcttGATGTTGGTATGGCTGCACTTATG GGCCTCTTCAACTCGATAGCATATGGTCTCAACTCTTCAGTGCGCAGGGCCATTTATGAAAGATTCGATCT GTTACCCGACAGGTTTAGAAGATTGCTTCCTCGGAGCTTGAGGCCGAGAGGCCAGCAGCAGGATAGTGAATTAGTTGCACTGAAAAACGAGGGCCAGCAATAG
- the LOC130995231 gene encoding uncharacterized protein LOC130995231 yields the protein MENPSKPKQATSVLKATDLAFAKCECCGLTEECTEEYIKRVRERYSGRWICGLCSEAVKDEAVRSEKRIGKEEALNQHMSFCRKFKNLSPPSDDELISAVKQLMLKTLDSPRSSPVKNRALIRPEACFSALDHS from the coding sequence ATGGAGAATCCTTCAAAGCCAAAACAAGCAACAAGTGTGTTGAAAGCAACTGATCTCGCATTTGCAAAATGCGAGTGCTGCGGCCTCACAGAGGAGTGCACGGAGGAGTACATAAAGCGTGTTCGTGAACGATATTCGGGGCGTTGGATTTGCGGGCTGTGCTCGGAGGCGGTGAAGGATGAGGCGGTGAGGTCGGAGAAGAGGATTGGGAAGGAAGAAGCTCTCAATCAGCACATGAGTTTCTGCAGGAAATTCAAGAATCTCAGCCCTCCAAGTGATGATGAGCTCATCTCTGCTGTCAAGCAGCTCATGCTCAAGACCTTGGATTCGCCCCGGTCCAGCCCGGTCAAGAACCGGGCTTTGATCCGGCCCGAGGCCTGCTTCTCTGCTCTTGATCACTCTTGA